The genomic segment GTCACCAATTATCCAAAATTTAATCAATGTCATTATGGTTCCAATTTCTTTACTACAAGTAGGGCTACAAGCCATCTGGTTATTACTTGTGGCTGGTGCCACCATTGCCTGGGAAGCTTTGAAAATTGCTACTAGTGCAGCATGGGGCTTCATAAAAAAGGCGATTGTTACACCAATTCAAGAAGCATGGTCTGTTGTTTCAGGAAAACTTCAAGAAATGTGGTTTGGAATGGTTGCGAAGTTTGATCAAGTGAAAAATTCAACCGTTGCAAAATGGAATGAAATAAAAAACTCGATTTCAAATACTTTTACTTCAGCAAAAAATACAGTCGTTTCAATTGCATCTGCTATCTGGTCATCTGTAGTTGCGAAGTTTGATCAAACAAAAAATTCTGCCATTGAGAAATGGAATCGAATTAAGTCAGCTGTTACTGAACCACTCAATTCCGCAAAGAATACGGTAGTCAGTGTAGCAAGTGGTATTTGGTCAAGTCTTACTTCAAAATTTGAACAAATAAGAAGTTCAACTGTATCTAAATTCAACTCAGTAAAAAATGCAATCGTTGATCCGATTCGCGAAGCTAAAGATAAAGTGAGTGGATTCATTGAAAGTATCAAAGGATTTTTCAGTAATTTAAAACTGAAGATACCAAAACCAAGTATGCCAAGCATGCCAAGTTTTAGTTTGAAAACATCCTCTAAAACGGTTTTAGGTAAAGAGATAACTTATCCCTCAGGGATCAATGTTAAATGGAACGCAAAAGGTGGGATTATGAATAAACCTACTATCTTTGGTTCTATGGGGAACAACTTATTGGGTGGTGGAGAAGTTAGTGGAGAAAGTGAAGCTATACTTCCGCTTAATGATAAAAACCTTGGTGGAATTGGAATGGGTATTTTGCAAGCTTTAAATAAAGAAAATACAGATAAACATTTGAATTCTACCGTAACAATTAGTCCTATCTATATCACTGTCCAAAGTATGCTAAACGGTAAAATGATAGCAAATGAACTATTAGATCCAATTGATACTGGATTAAATAATAAATCAGGCAGCTTAAACTTTGGAACAACTGGGAGGTTTAGTTAGTGGGATTAAATGTTTTATTAGATGGAATAAAAGATGAAACGGTTTTTCTTTCTGTTGCTAACCGTCCAATTGTTCCTACTGCAAAAAGAAAAATCATTAAGATACCTGTACCAGGACGTGACGGTGACTTAATTAAATTTGAAGGGTATGAAGATGTATCATTGCCGATTGATTTTAATATCTTAGAAGATCGCAATATTAAAGAAGACATTCGGAAGATTAAAGCATGGCTGATGAATAAGTCAGTGCTTTCTTTTTCTGATGATCCCAATTATTTTAGAAAAATTAAAAATATTGATATTGGAAGTATTGATAATGAAGTTGAATTTTACGGAGCCTTTACAGTAGATTTTTTACTTGGTCCATTTGAGCACCAAAAGACTACTGCTAAAACCTATACTACTTCACCAGTAACACTAACAAATCCTGGAACCTATTTCAGCCAACCTTTGATAAAAATTAAAGGAACAGGAACAATAGTACTAACTGTTAATAACGTGGGGATAACTCTTAAAAACTTAACAGATGAAATTATATTGGATAGTGAATTAGAAGAAGCGTATAAGGGGTTAACAGCTAACATGAATGACAGTATGATTGGTGATTTCCCATTATTTGTTCCTGGTAAAAATAGTATTAGTTGGACAGGAGCCGTCACAAAAATAGAAATAGATGAGAGGTGGCGCTATTTGTAGATGATCACTCTATACGATAAATTAGAAACCGATTTTGAACATAATGGAATTGGAAGTCTGGACCAAAATATTATTGATCCTAAAATACATTGGATTGATAATGGAATTTTTTCTTTTGAGTTTGAATACCCGTTGTTTGCAAAGCATGGATTAGAAATAACGAATAGCTCAATCATTAAAGCAAGGGATCCTGAACAGGATAACTTGTTTTTTGTTTATAAAGTAGTACCAAGTATGGGTTATATAAAAGTATACGCGTATCAAATGTTTTATAAATTGGCCTTTAATACCATTACTGATACGTTTATTGTCAATAAAACAGGTCAAGGTTCTCTTTCACAAATGTCTGGAGCCACACAGTACCCGCACAAGTTTAAATTCGCTAGTGATATTTTAAATACAGCTAATTCAAGAGTTGTTCGGAAGAATCCAGTAGAGTTTTTACTGGATGGTAATCTGGATAACTCTTTTGTTAATCGCTGGGGTGGCCACATTATCCGACATGGTTTTAATATTAGTATGAATCAACATTATGGCAGCAATAAAGGCTATACGATCAGACATAAAAAAGACTTGATTGGTTACGAAGCTGTTATTGATGAATCCACAGTAGTAACTAGAATACGTCCTGTTGGGTATGATGGTTTGATATTGCCTGAACTATTCATTGATAGTCCTTTAATCAATCATTACCCTGAACCGCGAATACAAGAGTATGAGTATTCTGATGTAAAGGTAGGGACAGAAGAAGGTGAGTTCCCTACAGCTGCATTGGCTTACGCTGAATTAAGACGTTTAGCTAAATTAGAATACAGTCAAAATAAAGTAGATGTCCCAAACGGTGTATACAAAATTGATTTTGTAAACTTAAAAGAAACTGAAGAATATAAAAACTTTATTCCTTTAAAACAAATTTTACCAGGTGATGTAGTAGCCGTTAAGCACGTAGAAGATGGTGTAAACATCACCGCTCAAATGGTGGAGTACAATTGGAATCCTTTATTAAAAGAATACATTGATCTTACTTTAGGGAATTACGAAAAAAGTTTTACGTCTACGGTCAATAAATTAGATAAAATTCAAACGGATTTAAAAGATCTTAATGATCAAATTGAATTAGTTTATTTATCCGCAAATGGAAAGAACCAAATCCATACAGGAGAAATTGAACCGGTTATAAATCAGAACAGTACTGAAGGTGATTTATGGTTTAGAAAAAATGGCGATAAAACGGAGATGTGGATTCTAAGGAAAGTCAATAGTGCACTACAATGGGTTCTTGAGTTATCAGATGCTACTCAAGAAGAATTGAGAGCAGAATTAGAAGCTATAATTGGACAGGTAGCATTAGATCGTATTAAAACAGAGCAAGATATCAAAAACGCCATTCAAGAAGCCAATGATTATGCTGAATTTTTATCTGTAAAGTGGGATGAAGATTTTAACCTTGAAGTAAATAAAATCAATATAGATATTAATGATGCAAGGACTGCTGCTATTGCTGATGCTAAAAGTTATACGAATACTAAAACGACGGAACTAAATAACTATTTAGAAACCGTCAAACTAGATGTTCTTTCTATTTCGAATAAAGCGAATGATGCAATAATAAAAGCAGATAAATCAATAGCAGATGTAGGGTTTATGAAGCTGGATTTAACTGCAGTAACAACCAGGGCAAATGATGCCTTTAGTACAGCCCAAAATTCATTAACAGAAGCAACTAAAGCTTTAAATAAGGCAACAGCTATAGAGACTATTACAGGAACGTTAACGACTAATTATGATGCTTTAACAAGAACTGTTGGTTTAAAAGCGGATAAAGAAGTCGTTAATATCCTTAATCAAACGGTAGATAAGCATACACTGGATATTAAGGCGAATGCTGAAGGGTTGAAAGTGAAAGCCGATGCTAGTCTAGTTAACACAATAAAAGGTACTGTAGATAACCATACGGCTGAATTAGGTATTCAAGCACAAGCAATCAATGCACGATTGACAACTATACAAGTAGATAATCTTTTATCCACAAAAAAATACGTTAATGAGGCTACTTTATCAGCCACGTCAAATACATGGAGTTTAGCATTAACACAAGTGAGTAATGAGTTGAGTAATTTAAATGTTGGTGACAGAAATCTAGTACTTGCATCTAATAAAACAGTAAAACCGGGAACAAGCTACAACTTCGCCAATTACACATTATCAGAAAATTGGTCGGTTGGTTCAGAGTATACCGTAGTTATTAAAGCCGATTTCAAAACCGGAAAAGACATTGGGGTTTACTATAATGGCGGAACTTTTGTGTTTAAAAGAATTCAGTATGATGCGGTTAAAGGTGTGTATATCGGAACCGGTGTCGTAACCACTGCAAACCTGGGGAGTACAACTGTATTAAACGAAGTTTATTTATTTCAATTTCCAAATGATTCATTTGCCTTAAATGTTGAGTGGATTAAAATAGTCAAAGGAAACAAAGCTTCTGCAGATTGGACACCAGCGCCTGAAGATCAAGCTACGCTTGAACAATTCACAACTTTAGATATAAAAGTAAACGGTATTCAAACGACTGTTGGTGACAAAGCTGATAAAACACAAGTTACCCAATTAGCTAATCAATGGAATCAAACAACAACATTAGCTAATGGACATACGGGTCAAATCAGCAACTTAGGAGAGCAGATTGATTTAAGGGTAGTTAAAGGTGATGTAATTGGGCAAATCACTGTAGAAGCTGGAAGAACGCTCATTAAAAACGGACAGTTATTGCTTGACGCAGACACTTACATCATGGGTACTACTTTTGCAAATGATATTAAAGCCAAATCTTTAGAATCTGTCTATGCTGACATCGCTACCTTAAGAACTAAATTCTTAACAGCAGATGTGATTACTTCCGTTCATTTAAAAGTCGATAATGCCATGATGGATAAACTAACCGCAACTACTGCAGTAGTTAATTATTTGTTTACTAAGACGGCTTTTGTAGATAATTTAAACGCCAAAACATTGACTGCTATTACTGCAAACATTGCGACTATTCGATCTCAAGTACTAATCGCTAATGTTGTAGATGCAACCATGCTTAAAGCTGATGTAGCTACGATAACTAAGTTATTTGCTACAGCAGCTAATGTTAATATCCTGACATCTAATTCAGCCTTTATAACCAATATAAAGGCTATTGATATTTCAGCAGACAAAATTAAAACAGGAATACTAAATGCTGCCAATGTAACTATTATTAACTTGGATGCTTCAAAAATCACTTCAGGTATATTAACGTCAATCAATATTACCGGTTCTAAAATCACTAACCCATTCTCAATAACTGCTGAGGGAGCTACCATGACTGGTACCACTACTATTTCCGGAAACTATACAGTTGATTATAGAATACCTACCACAGGGCAATATGGGAATACCCTCATATCACCAGTTGCTTTGTCGTCAACAAATTATAAAAGTAACGGAACAAAGTTTTGGGGTTGGGAGTTAACCTCTCAAGGCTTAAGTGTTGAATATGAAGGGAAAGCAACGTCTTATACTTCTACAGGATTTACGTTTTATCCTTCTGGTGGAGGAGTACCAGCTAAAGTTGAATACATTGCAGGTAATGCACGTATTGCTATTTCAAGTTATAACGGTGTTGAATTAGGCGCTGTAGTGAATGGCCAACATTCAGTTAGATTTGCAGTTGGTGGAGGAAATGGAATAAACCCATTTATTGATGCTTATGCCCCTATTAATATGAGGTTAAATGATTTAAATAACGTAAATATGATTTCTCTAGTTAATGATTTAGATTCAAAGTCAGGGTCAAGAGTTTTTAACTCAACAGATAATTGGCTGTGGATGGGTGGTAAGTGGGGTACAAGAATTGGCCACTTATCAGACGATGGTAAAACTGTCTATGAAAGAGCAGCTTTTGGTGTCAATGATATTACCTTTTTCAAAAATCTCAATATGAATGGGAACTCTATCACTAATCAATCTGATAGCCGTTTAAAAACAGCAATCAGAGATACAGATTTAAGAGCCTTAGATCTAATTAAAAGTTATCGGTTTGTAGATTTCTTATGGATAAATAAAGATAAGCCACAAGGATTGCAGACTGGTTTGATTGCTCAGGAAACTGAGTATCTAAGTAGTGTAGGACCTGATGGATATTTAGTGTTAGACAGCAGCAAACAAAATATGCTTAATACGCAAGCAATCCAAGAATTAAGCAATATCGTTGATTTAGATTCAGTTCGATTAAGTAAAGTAGAAAAAGAGCTGAATGATTGTATTAACCTAACTGTAGTGAACGAGTTACAACTAACAGATCACGAAAAAAGAATCAAAGAGTTAGAAAAAAAAATAAAAGACCTTGAAGGGAAAGTGGCATAAATGAAAACAATCAAAATGAAGAATGATGCAATTATTAGAACAGGGGAGTTTCTAAAGAAAACTAAATTTAAAGGAGCAGCAAGCCGCGGAGCAATTAAGTTCATAAAGCGACTTGAGGAAAAGCAAAATGATTTTAATGAGGGTATTTTTGTTATTCGAAAAGATTATTTTGAAACTGATGAAACAGGAGAACTCTTAATTAAAGAAAATAAATATACTTTTAAAAAGGATATAACTAAAGAAGGTAAAAAGGAATTTGGTGATCGCTTATTGGAATTAAATAATGAAGAATTTGAAATCAGTTTTTCAGAACATACTAGTAAATTCGAAGCAATGTTTGAGGCTTTAGAAAATTCCGAAGTTGAACTTTGTGGTGAAGATGCACTATCTTATGATGAGCTGTTAGATGCTTATGAATCAAGCGAAGAAGAAGCAAAAACAAATAAAAAAAATAAAAAAGCAAAAACTAAGGAGGAAAAATAATGGAAATCAGATTAAAAACAGCAAATTATAGATATGGTGAAAACGGTGAAGTGGAAGCAGTAACAGTTGATTTTGGAAATGTT from the Carnobacterium inhibens subsp. inhibens DSM 13024 genome contains:
- a CDS encoding distal tail protein Dit; translation: MGLNVLLDGIKDETVFLSVANRPIVPTAKRKIIKIPVPGRDGDLIKFEGYEDVSLPIDFNILEDRNIKEDIRKIKAWLMNKSVLSFSDDPNYFRKIKNIDIGSIDNEVEFYGAFTVDFLLGPFEHQKTTAKTYTTSPVTLTNPGTYFSQPLIKIKGTGTIVLTVNNVGITLKNLTDEIILDSELEEAYKGLTANMNDSMIGDFPLFVPGKNSISWTGAVTKIEIDERWRYL
- a CDS encoding phage tail spike protein, producing MITLYDKLETDFEHNGIGSLDQNIIDPKIHWIDNGIFSFEFEYPLFAKHGLEITNSSIIKARDPEQDNLFFVYKVVPSMGYIKVYAYQMFYKLAFNTITDTFIVNKTGQGSLSQMSGATQYPHKFKFASDILNTANSRVVRKNPVEFLLDGNLDNSFVNRWGGHIIRHGFNISMNQHYGSNKGYTIRHKKDLIGYEAVIDESTVVTRIRPVGYDGLILPELFIDSPLINHYPEPRIQEYEYSDVKVGTEEGEFPTAALAYAELRRLAKLEYSQNKVDVPNGVYKIDFVNLKETEEYKNFIPLKQILPGDVVAVKHVEDGVNITAQMVEYNWNPLLKEYIDLTLGNYEKSFTSTVNKLDKIQTDLKDLNDQIELVYLSANGKNQIHTGEIEPVINQNSTEGDLWFRKNGDKTEMWILRKVNSALQWVLELSDATQEELRAELEAIIGQVALDRIKTEQDIKNAIQEANDYAEFLSVKWDEDFNLEVNKINIDINDARTAAIADAKSYTNTKTTELNNYLETVKLDVLSISNKANDAIIKADKSIADVGFMKLDLTAVTTRANDAFSTAQNSLTEATKALNKATAIETITGTLTTNYDALTRTVGLKADKEVVNILNQTVDKHTLDIKANAEGLKVKADASLVNTIKGTVDNHTAELGIQAQAINARLTTIQVDNLLSTKKYVNEATLSATSNTWSLALTQVSNELSNLNVGDRNLVLASNKTVKPGTSYNFANYTLSENWSVGSEYTVVIKADFKTGKDIGVYYNGGTFVFKRIQYDAVKGVYIGTGVVTTANLGSTTVLNEVYLFQFPNDSFALNVEWIKIVKGNKASADWTPAPEDQATLEQFTTLDIKVNGIQTTVGDKADKTQVTQLANQWNQTTTLANGHTGQISNLGEQIDLRVVKGDVIGQITVEAGRTLIKNGQLLLDADTYIMGTTFANDIKAKSLESVYADIATLRTKFLTADVITSVHLKVDNAMMDKLTATTAVVNYLFTKTAFVDNLNAKTLTAITANIATIRSQVLIANVVDATMLKADVATITKLFATAANVNILTSNSAFITNIKAIDISADKIKTGILNAANVTIINLDASKITSGILTSINITGSKITNPFSITAEGATMTGTTTISGNYTVDYRIPTTGQYGNTLISPVALSSTNYKSNGTKFWGWELTSQGLSVEYEGKATSYTSTGFTFYPSGGGVPAKVEYIAGNARIAISSYNGVELGAVVNGQHSVRFAVGGGNGINPFIDAYAPINMRLNDLNNVNMISLVNDLDSKSGSRVFNSTDNWLWMGGKWGTRIGHLSDDGKTVYERAAFGVNDITFFKNLNMNGNSITNQSDSRLKTAIRDTDLRALDLIKSYRFVDFLWINKDKPQGLQTGLIAQETEYLSSVGPDGYLVLDSSKQNMLNTQAIQELSNIVDLDSVRLSKVEKELNDCINLTVVNELQLTDHEKRIKELEKKIKDLEGKVA
- a CDS encoding DUF1617 family protein, producing the protein MKTIKMKNDAIIRTGEFLKKTKFKGAASRGAIKFIKRLEEKQNDFNEGIFVIRKDYFETDETGELLIKENKYTFKKDITKEGKKEFGDRLLELNNEEFEISFSEHTSKFEAMFEALENSEVELCGEDALSYDELLDAYESSEEEAKTNKKNKKAKTKEEK